A DNA window from Setaria viridis chromosome 2, Setaria_viridis_v4.0, whole genome shotgun sequence contains the following coding sequences:
- the LOC117846442 gene encoding serine/threonine-protein kinase RIPK — protein sequence MAGAQNWRSYLCCVGGSAAVEDDDSTPRRRQVRGKDSPRSSSRMSFTSLSSSEMLSPEDLSLTLSGSNLHAFTYAELRAATANFSRANYLGCGGFGPVYRGAVDEALRPGLRAQDVAIKYLDLEGGTQGHKEWLAEVFFLGQLRHKNLVKLIGYCYEAEHRMLVYEYMSFGSLENHLFKSINGALPWMTRMKIAVGAAKGLAFLHDADPPVIYRDFKASNILLDSDYNTKLSDFGLAKDGPQGDETHVTTRVMGTHGYAAPEYILTGHLTAKSDVYSFGVVLLELLSGRQSVDRARRPREQNLVDWARPYLKHPDRLYRVMDPALECQYSCRGAEVAAIVAYKCLSQNPKSRPTMREVVKALEPVLGMDDFFPAGPFVFTISVEDDKVVGVKVEVEEKKPHRPQQHQSHQDRHRQKYPNSSIHAGIVLHSRDGMVGGDDYTGAIRRQRRASSHRQERGA from the exons ATGGCCGGCGCCCAGAACTGGAGGTCGTACCTGTGCTGCGttggcggcagcgcggcggtcgaggacgacgactcgacgccgcggcggcggcaggtgagGGGCAAGGACAGCCCGAGGTCGTCGTCGCGGATGTCGTTCACGAGCCTCAGCTCGTCGGAGATGCTGTCCCCCGAGGACCTGTCGCTCACGCTCTCCGGCTCCAACCTGCACGCCTTCACGTACGCCGAGCTCCGCGCCGCCACGGCAAACTTCTCCCGCGCCAACTACCTCGGCTGCGGTGGGTTCGGCCCCGTCTACAGGGGCGCCGTCGACGAGGCCCTCCGCCCGGGCCTGCGCGCGCAGGACGTCGCCATCAAGTACCTCGACCTGGAAGGCGGCACGCAGGGGCACAAGGAGTGGCTG GCCGAGGTATTCTTCCTCGGGCAGCTGAGGCACAAGAACCTGGTGAAGCTGATCGGCTACTGCTACGAGGCCGAGCACCGGATGCTGGTGTACGAGTACATGAGCTTCGGGAGCCTGGAGAACCACCTCTTCAAAA GCATCAACGGCGCCCTCCCATGGATGACGAGGATGAAGATCGCCGTGGGCGCGGCCAAGGgcctcgccttcctccacgACGCCGACCCGCCGGTGATCTACCGCGACTTCAAGGCCTCCAACATCCTGCTCGACTCG GACTACAACACCAAGCTGTCCGACTTCGGGCTGGCCAAGGACGGGCCGCAGGGCGACGAGACGCACGTGACGACGCGTGTCATGGGGACCCACGGGTACGCGGCGCCCGAGTACATCCTGACGGGGCACCTCACCGCCAAGAgtgacgtgtacagcttcggcgtggtgctgctggagctgctctCGGGCCGGCAGTCGGTGgaccgggcgcggcggccgcgggagcAGAACCTGGTGGACTGGGCCAGGCCGTACCTCAAGCACCCCGACAGGCTGTACAGGGTCATGGACCCGGCCCTGGAGTGCCAGTACTCGTGCAGGGGCGCCGAGGTGGCCGCCATCGTGGCCTACAAGTGCCTCAGCCAGAACCCCAAGTCCCGGCCAACGATGCGGGAGGTGGTCAAGGCCCTGGAGCCCGTGCTCGGCATGGACGACTTCTTCCCCGCCGGCCCGTTCGTGTTCACCATCAGCGTGGAGGATGACAAGGTGGTGGGCGTCAAGGTGGAGGTCGAGGAGAAGAAGCCGCACCGGCCACAGCAGCACCAGAGCCACCAGGACAGGCACCGCCAGAAGTACCCCAACTCGTCGATCCACGCCGGCATTGTGCTCCACAGCCGGGATGGGATGGTCGGCGGTGACGATTACACTGGCGCGATCCGGCGGCAGAGGAGGGCGTCCAGCCACCGCCAGGAGAGGGGGGCGTAG
- the LOC117845771 gene encoding uncharacterized protein: protein MVRHDMALVPAAAELHVLPAAVGFVALVVTALFWRGIHSRSCSFLFGRRPAEGELLRPTGMVGSASRSPLPHFTVLCIAVLHAEPLVSAAKQRLHPSAAACAIITFAALVNWATLSLNFSVAAAGSSNPARSAFIALAALMRLKSPNSPTAPDAEGKESHAAATPPSPPVAEPQSPRAAAIAAPALRPHQSRLARAAFVVLCALMSASWFLDPVVAAAGELFLPWPAVVGTLVVFAMCFCTSVHIFRSFFLPRAPAAAAPQWEGIAAIAAVGVGVAACLIAAGGCAYGYAPVRI from the coding sequence ATGGTGCGCCACGACATGGCACttgtgcccgccgccgccgagcttcatgtcctccccgccgccgtcggcttCGTCGCGCTCGTCGTTACTGCGCTCTTCTGGCGGGGCATCCACTCCCGCTcctgcagcttcctcttcgggcGCCGGCCAGCCGAAGGCGAGCTGCTCCGCCCAACCGGTATGGTTGGCTCCGCGTCGAGATCCCCACTCCCTCATTTCACCGTGCTCTGCATCGCCGTGCTGCACGCGGAGCCGCTCGTGTCTGCCGCCAAGCAGCGCCTccacccgtccgccgccgcctgcgccatcATCACCTTCGCGGCGCTCGTCAACTGGGCGACTCTCTCGCTCAATTTCAGTGTCGCAGCCGCAGGCTCTTCCAATCCTGCCCGTTCCGCGTTCATCGCCCTCGCGGCCCTGATGCGCCTAAAATCCCCCAATTCTCCAACGGCACCGGATGCCGAGGGCAAGGAATCCCACGCCGCCGCGACCCCGCCGTCACCACCAGTCGCGGAACCGCAATcaccacgcgccgccgccatcgccgcccccGCATTACGCCCACACCAATCCCGCCTCGCGCGCGCGGCATTCGTCGTCCTCTGCGCGCTCATGTCCGCCTCATGGTTCCTCGACCCggtcgtggcggccgccggcgagctgtTCCTGCCCTGGCCCGCTGTCGTCGGCACCCTCGTCGTCTTCGCCATGTGTTTCTGCACCTCGGTGCACATCTTTCGCTCCTTCTTcctgccgcgcgcgccggccgccgcggcgccgcagtGGGAGGGGATCGCGGCAATCGCCGCCGTGGGGGTCGGGGTCGCGGCCTGCCTCATCGCCGCCGGAGGGTGCGCTTATGGGTATGCTCCAGTTCGTATCTGA
- the LOC140222066 gene encoding uncharacterized protein — translation MALQLGPTDTAGHDPAGSAPRSPLPLFAALCVVFSAVLHAEPLAAAVADLHLQPGVVAGAVLSVVAFFNLAILSLNFIVVRRPAAAGPTTATATATAGAAPAPAASASRSPVAFFMGLCLLMGAALHAEQLADAAKEYQIHPVVVVRVVLAASALFHLAILTIYKSLARHQAEDEPKQLRRPRGLPLLPFVVLALAIPTAASADTVMAAGATDLPQDASVWALLALAASFNIAIGSLYCFVIAGAPPPAATDVQPRLWSKAAGAMVSCTIAAGVLVSCMLLASGGAAGAIIAARS, via the coding sequence ATGGCGCTCCAGCTTGGCCCAACTGATACGGCCGGACAtgatccggccggatccgcgccgaGATCACCGCTCCCCCTCTTCGCCGCGCTCTGCGTCGTCTTCTCGGCGGTGCTGCACGCggagccgctcgccgccgccgtcgccgatctGCATCTCCAACcgggcgtcgtcgccggcgccgtcctctCCGTCGTGGCTTTCTTCAATCTCGCCATCCTCTCGCTCAACTTCATCGTCGTTCGCCGGCCAGCCGCCGCGGGACCCACGACCGCGACCGCGACCGCGACCGCCGGAGCAGCGCCGGCACCTGCCGCCTCTGCATCGAGATCTCCGGTCGCCTTCTTCATGGGGCTCTGCCTCCTCATGGGCGCGGCGCTGCACGCGGAGCaactcgccgacgccgccaaggAGTACCAAATCCACCCGGTCGTCGTCGTGAGAGTCGTactcgccgcctccgcgctcTTCCACTTGGCAATCCTCACCATCTACAAGTCCCTGGCGCGCCATCAAGCCGAGGACGAACCGAAGCAGCTGCGGCGCCCTCGAGGACTCCCTCTGCTCCCGTTCGTCGTCCTCGCGCTCGCCATACCCACGGCGGCGTCCGCGGATACGGTCATGGCGGCAGGAGCGACCGATCTCCCTCAGGACGCTTCCGTTTGGGCCTTACTGGCCCTCGCTGCCTCCTTCAACATCGCTATTGGCTCTCTGTACTGCTTCGTCATAGCTggagctccgccgcccgccgccaccgatgTACAGCCACGGTTATGGTCCAAGGCGGCCGGTGCCATGGTTTCCTGCACCATTGCCGCTGGTGTGCTGGTATCGTGCATGCTCCTTGCCAGTGGAGGTGCAGCAGGGGCTATTATAGCAGCCCGCAGTTGA
- the LOC117845625 gene encoding uncharacterized protein: MGEQVAVVLEPPRPKSPPRYPDLCGRRRLQLELQILNREVDFLKDELQSLEGVPPVSRSCKEVNEFVGTKQDPLLPIEKKRHRSCGLFWWIGSKLCICVPWICCSCQCLPKCKRPCCFDCSCCSCPDVSCCKPSCKSCNKPCCGPNSCSCCDVSCCKPDCPSCSPSCSSCCKPNCSSCCSPSCCKPNCSTCCNLSCCKPNCGSWCKPKCSCFVLPSCCKFQCSPNCCTCTMPSCSGCNPCGSCKGCCSCPSDCCNRKPNCSCFSAQCCSCAECYSCTCPSCSSCFSCFGCFKSWKCSNLFGGCCSCKQCFKCQSSCCKGAPSCCKCQSSCCEGEDGGSCCWRSCCSVPKPSCPGCSCGCVWSCKKCTEGCRCSGCRNPCCATGCLC; encoded by the exons ATGGGGGAGCAGGTGGCTGTGGTGCTGGAGCCGCCGCGGCCCAAGTCGCCGCCGAGGTACCCGGACTtgtgcggccgccgccggctgcagcTGGAGCTCCAGATCCTCAACCGCGAGGTCGACTTCCTCAAG GACGAGCTACAATCACTTGAAGGAGTTCCACCAGTTTCTAGAAGCTGTAAAGA GGTAAATGAGTTTGTTGGTACAAAACAAGATCCCCTACTACCAAT AGAGAAAAAGAGGCACAGATCCTGCGGTCTTTTTTGGTGGATCGG ATCAAAATTGTGCATATGCGTGCCATGGATCTGCTGCTCCTGCCAGTGCTTGCCCAAGTGCAAAAGGCCATGTTGCTTCGATTGCTCTTGCTGTTCATGCCCTGATGTGTCGTGCTGCAAGCCTAGCTGCAAATCTTGCAACAAGCCGTGCTGCGGGCCGAACAGCTGCTCATGTTGTGACGTGTCCTGCTGCAAACCTGATTGCCCATCCTGTAGTCCAAGCTGCAGCTCGTGCTGCAAACCAAACTGCAGCTCATGTTGCAGTCCGTCGTGCTGCAAACCAAACTGCAGCACGTGCTGCAACCTGTCATGCTGCAAACCGAACTGCGGCTCATGGTGCAAACCAAAATGCAGCTGCTTTGTGCTCCCCTCATGCTGCAAGTTCCAGTGCAGCCCAAACTGCTGCACCTGTACCATGCCGAGCTGCTCCGGCTGCAACCCCTGCGGCAGTTGCAAGGGGTGCTGCTCATGCCCCAGCGACTGCTGCAACCGCAAGCCAAACTGCAGCTGCTTCAGCGCACAATGTTGCAGTTGCGCGGAATGCTACTCCTGCACCTGCCCCAGTTGCTCCAGCTGCTTCAGTTGCTTCGGGTGCTTTAAATCGTGGAAGTGCTCGAACCTGTTCGGGGGGTGCTGCTCCTGCAAGCAGTGCTTCAAGTGCCAGTCCTCGTGCTGCAAGGGGGCACCCTCCTGCTGCAAGTGCCAGTCGTCTTGCTGCGAGGGTGAAGAcggcggcagctgctgctggaGATCGTGCTGCAGCGTTCCGAAGCCTTCGTGCCCCGGGTGCTCGTGCGGGTGTGTTTGGTCGTGCAAGAAGTGTACAGAAGGGTGTCGATGTTCTGGGTGCCGGAATCCGTGCTGTGCCACCGGATGCTTGTGCTGA